GGAAATCGCAATCCAAATCCTGTACATCCACTTTCATGTGCGGCACGCTCTGCGCCCCGTCGACCACGATGACGCCGCCTACTGCATGCACCATCGCAGCCAGTTCTTTGACTGGATTGACTGTGCCCAGCACGTTGGACACATGTCCGATCGCGACGATTTTCGTCCGTTCGGTGATGGTTTGTTTCGCCTTTTCCAGATCGATCGTGCCGTCCGGTTCCAGCTCAAAATATTTCAGCGTCGCGCCCGTCGCTTTGGCCGCCTGTTGCCACGGAATCAGGTTGCTGTGATGTTCCGCCGGTGAAATGACGATTTCATCGCCTTCACCCAGATGAGTCCGTGCGTAGCTGTGCGCCACCAGATTGAGAGCGGTCGTCGTTCCCCGCGTGAAGATCACTTCCTTGGTGGAACGGGCATTGATAAATCCGCGCACTTTTTCCCGTGCCCCTTCATACGCATCCGTGGCGCGGGTGCCCAGTGTGTGTACTCCGCGGTGCACATTGGAGTTGTAACCGCGGTAGTATTGTTCCACCGCCTCGATCACCTGAACCGGTTTTTGCGACGTAGCTGCGCTATCAAGATATACCAACGGGTGACCATTTACTTCCTGATGCAGAATCGGAAAATCTTTTTTATACTGGTTCATCTTCCGAATTTCCTTTCGATCACGCCGTGCAGACGTTCACGCAGCGCCTCGATCGGGATGGCCGACAGCACTGGGGACAAGAAGCCGAAAATGATCAGTTTTTCCGCTTCCTGACGCGGGATGCCGCGAGCCATCAGATAAAACAGTTGCAACTCGTCGATCCGTCCGACACTGGCGGCATGACCCGCTTTCACGTCGTTTTCATCGATCAGGAGAATCGGGTTGGCATCCCCGCGGGCTTCGCGATTGAGCATCAACACTTTTTCGGCTTGCTGACCGTTCGCTTGTTTCGCACCCTTTTCGATTTTGGTGATGCCGTTGATGATGGAAGACGCTTGGTCTTTCATCACCCCGCGCGCATTGATATCACTTTCGGTCGCTTTGCCCCAGTGATGCACGGTCGACGTGATGTTGGCGCGCGTTTCATCAGTCCCCACGGCGATGGTTTTGACGTCGACGAAGCCTCCGTCACCTTTGAGATGTGTGGTGTTATCCGAAATGATCCGACCGGTGCCGAGATCGCCGACGATCCATTCCATCCGACCATCCCGGCTAACGATCGCCCGGCGGTAGGTCGTATCCACGATCTGATCCCCCATGTTGTTGACCGTCGCCACACGAACGCGGGCTCCCGGTCCGACAAACGTCTCAATGATGCTGTTGTTGACACCGGTCGTGCCGTTTTTGTCGGAAACGAAGTTGACGACCAGATCCACGCGGCTGTTGTCTTCAGCCACCACCAACACGTGCGGCAACATCCCGACTTCCGTACCTTCGGCCCAGAACAGACTTTGGAACGGAAGTTCCACTTCCACATTGCGCGGGACGTACAGGAAGACGCCCCCCGACCACAATGCAGCATGCAACGCAGTCAGACGATGTTCATCCACCCGGACTGCATCGGTCATGAAGTATCGTTTCACCAGCTCCGGATGTTCACGCACGGCGGAGGCGAGATCCTGGAAGATGACGCCTTTCTCCGCCAGTTCACCCTGCAATTTGCGGTACACCGGGCTGGAGTTTTTTTGTATGATCACATTGTCATTCTGTGCTTCGGAGGACAGCAGGGCGCGAATCTCTTCGGGCAGTTGATCCAGACCCGACAGCGGCTCCGCCGTCGTATAGGGTTGGAAAGAAGTGAAATTCCAACGATCGATCCGCGTCTTTTCCACTTTGGGCAAATGAAGCGACGCGGCTGCTTTCAACGCATTCAGGCGAAGCTGGAGCATCCATTCAGGCTCTTGCTGGGACTGAGACAGTGTTTCGACGACGTTTTGCTCGAACAACAATCCGGTATCCACGCTCATGATCGCCACGCCCCTTACGATTGCTGCCCGACGGTTTCGTCTTCGATGCCCAGCTCTTCCTTGATCCAGTCGTAGCCCTCAGCTTCCAGCCGTTCCGCCAATTCCGGGCCGCCCGACTTCACAATCCGACCTTGCATGAATACATGGACGAAATCCGGCTTGATGTAGTTCAACAAGCGTTGGTAGTGCGTGATGATCAGAACGCCCAAGTTCGGACCCAGCATGGAGTTGACGCCTTTGGCCACCACTTTCAACGCATCGATATCAAGACCGGAGTCAATTTCGTCCAGGATGGCGATGCGGGGTTCCAACATCATCATCTGCAAAATCTCGTTCCGTTTTTTCTCCCCGCCGGAGAAACCCTCGTTCAGATACCGGTGGGCAAACGATTCGTCCATGTTGAGCATGGCCATTTTTTCATCCATTTTGCGGATGAACTTCATCAGGGAAATTTCGTTGCCTTCCCCGCGTTTGGCGTTGATGGCGGTACGCAGGAAATCCGAGTTGGTCACACCGCTGATCTCACTCGGATACTGCATCGCCAGGAACAGGCCCTTGCGCGCCCGTTCATCCACTTCCATCTCCAGTACGTCTTCGCCGTCCAACGTCACGCTCCCGCCGGTCACTTCATATTTGGGATGTCCCATCAGCGCCGAAGCCAACGTACTTTTTCCCGTCCCGTTGGGACCCATGATGGCGTGCACTTCGCCGCCGTTAACTTCCAGGTTGACACCTTTGAGTATCTCTTTTCCTTCTACGTTGACGCGAAGATTTTCTATTTTGAGCTTAGGTGCGTTCGACATATACAATTCCTCCATTGTGTCAGCACTTGTATGTTTAAACCGAACGGCGCCTGTCGGGGCGTGTCTGGTCGTTCCGGGTTTGCTGATTACCGCCGCAAGGTTTCGTAAAAAACTCTTTTCTGCCTTTGCTCGGTAACCTGATCTCGGATCGGCGAATGACCAGACTCGTCCTGGGCGCCTTCGGGAATTTCCAATGCCAGTACGTCCCGAATTCGATTGCGGGATGGACCCAGCTGATGATACGATGAAGCCGGGACGGTGAATCCAACTCTTTCTTAAACTGATTCTCATCTGATTCTCATTCTATTCTATATCATGTGCTTATGTGGATCAAGGTACAATCGTGCATGAATGAACATGATGGCCATCCATCCAAAAATCTGTCAGTTTTTAACTTGCAGGAAAAGGAGGAGAAACATGCGCCTCGCCGGAAAAAAAGTGATTGCGCTGGTGGAAAACGAATTTGAGGATTTGGAGCTTTGGTATCCCGTTCTCCGCGCCCGGGAAGAAGGAGCGGAAGTGGTATTGGTCGGCCCCCGGGCAAAAGCCGAGTACAAAGGAAAATATGGCGTACCCGTTCAGACGGATGCGGCATTTGACGACATCGACCCGAATGACTTCGACGGCATTCTGGTGCCCGGCGGTTGGGCACCCGACAAGCTGCGACGTTACGAGCCGGTGCTGAACATGGTCCGCGCGATGGATGCGGCCCAAAAACCGATCGGACATATCTGCCACGCGGGTTGGGTACTGATTTCCGCCGGCATTCTCCGTGGCAAACGAGTCACGTCGACGCCCGGCATCCGCGACGATATGGTGAATGCCGGGGCTGCCTGGGTCGATGAACCCGTCGTTGTCGACGGCCATATCATCTCCAGTCGTCGCCCGCCGGATTTGCCGCTTTACGCCAAAGCGTTCTGCGACGCATTGGCCGGAACCTGATCCATGCAACCGGTCCGTTGTATCCAGTGCTACCTTCAGAGACCGGGCGGCCGATGTGAATATTGTCCCTTGCACAAGAAAAACCGGCATCTTTACCGACCCATTGGCAAGGGTTGGTATGTTCGAGTTGAGTCCGATCCGTCCCCGCCCCGCTGTTCAACTGATCCAATCGACCAGAATCGGCGCCGCTCCTGAAAAACCACACAGCCTTCCGTTCATGAAAGCGGAAGGCTGTGTGGTTTGTACTAGAGTATGTCTGGTATTCCACAGTGCTTTCCCGGCTCGCTCCACCTGTGCCCTGCAGGGATGCAGATGATGACCGCTCCGACCCGGTCAGCGCAGGTCGCGGGCAAAGTACGCTTCGCTTTGAGAAAATTGCCCGCGATTTCAATCCTGCGCTTCCCGTGTCTTCGCTCAGTCAGGCTTGGTCAGTCGCTCGCCGGGAAAACATTGCTCCCTTACGGAATGACCAGACACGCCCTAGTGATTTGCCTCATACGGCTGAAGCACCGGAGGCACTTCCTTTGATCGTCATGGGCTTTTCGCTTCATCCGGCGTGGAAGCCCACATCCGTCCACGACGACTTCGTCCAAACCCGGGTCATTTTCGTTTCACGGGTTTTTTTGTCCGACACTCGCGTTCATCCCAACCCTGAAGGATTGGCTTTTCCCGCTCGCTCTTTATAATGAAGCCGCAGACTTTTCCGCGACATTTTCTTTTTTGCTCGCTTGGATGTACTCGGTTTCCCAAGCACTTTTAATCCCCCAATAATAGAAGACCAAGGATGAAACGGCAATCAGCACCATGTCGGCACCGTAGGGAATATAGTTGTGTCCGCCGAATTTTTCGCTGCCGAGATAGGAGATCAGCGTCATGTAGGCCAGATACACGATCAGCCACAAGCCTGCTTTCAGCTGGCGGCCAAACCCGTTCCAGTCCAATTTCGCCTGATAATAGAAGTATATCGGCAGACCCAACAGCATGATGAAGATGACTTCACCTGTCAGCGGCCAAGTCGCCCAGTACAGGATCAAAGATGCCATGATAAACGCCACCGGCGCGATGAGCACCATGCCCTTCACCTTGAGCGGCCGGTTCAGATGCGGGCCCGTATGACGCAATGCCATAACCGAGATCGGACCCGTCACATAGGAAATCAGTGTCGCGACCGAAATCACCTCGGCCAGGGAACCCCATCCGCGGAACAAGAGCAGGAACACGAACGAAATGGCCAAGTTGAACCACATCGCCGCACGCGGCACACCGTAAAGCGGGTGAATGGCCCCGAAAATCCCCGGCATGTAGCCGTTTTCCTTCATGCCGTAAATCATCCGCGCAGTGGTGGCAGTATAGGTGATCCCCGTGCCTGACGGCGAAACGAACGCATCTGCGAACAGGATCAACGCCAGCCAATTCAGGTTAAGCGCGATGGCCAGATCGGCAAACGGAGAATTCAGGTTGATGTTGGCCCAACCTTTGGCCACCTGTTCAGGAGACACCGTGCCGATAAATGCCACTTGCAACAAGACGTAGATCACACCGGCGATCAGAATCGAACCGACCACAGCCACCGGGATGGAGCGATTCGGATTTTTTGCTTCTCCCGCCAGGTTGACCGGGCTTTGGAATCCATTGAACGCAAACACCACACCGGAGGTGGCGATCGCCGTCAGCACCCCTGACCATCCGTAAGGGGCGAAACCGCCATGGTCCGTAAAGTTGCCGCTGTGGAACCCGGCGACGATCAGACCCAGCGCCGTCAATGCCGGCACGATGAATTTGAAGACGGTGATGGCATTGTTCGCCACGGCAAACAGGCGAACCGTCCAGTAGTTCAACAGAAAATACACGATGACCAAAATGCCTGCCAGGAAGAGGCCCATCGACGACAATTCTTTTCCGTCATACAGACTGCGGGCCCATTCCCACGGCCAGGAACTCATATACTGAACGGAAGCTTCCGCTTCTACCGGAATGACCGAAACGATCGCGATCCAGTTGGCCCAACCGGAAATGAAACCGACGAAAGAACCGTGCGAATATTGCGCATAACGTACCATTCCGCCCGATTGTGGAAACATCGCGCCCAATTCCGCATACGTCAAACCGATGAACATGATGGCGATCATTCCCAAAATCCAAGCGAAAATCGCAGCAGGTCCGGCAACCGACGCCGCTTTCCACGCACCGAACAACCAGCCGGAGCCGATGATGGAGCCCAAGCCCGTCATCATCAGTGCAAACGTCCCCAAATCTTTTCTCATGTTTTTTTCCGACACCGAACCACTTCCTCTCCATTGGTGATGCGTACACATCCCTTATGGTGGATACAAAAGGCAACCATGCGGGCGTTGGCTGACACACACGAATGTCGGTTCTTCTTCATTTTGAATCCGCAATAGAATGTATATTGTCTGATTTATTGCGGCAAAATGACGAAAGGTGTCATACTCAACGTTAACTAATATAACATAATCATTTGGAACCGCGCCAACACTCTGCGCTTGGAAGTGATTGACAACCCTTGTTTTTTGAAAAAAGAAAACCTGCCAAAAGGCAGGAAGAGACTGCTGACAAAGTGATCGAACTGGTTGCGATTTCGGGTGAGCCGTGTTCGCGTTCACTCCTCTTTCGGCAAGCTCCAAGGTCGCTCGCAAGAATATGACCTGACGAATAGTAGGATACAGCTATTTTCGGCTGGTAAGTTGATCCTAACCAGCTCATCAGACCGATTATAAATCAGATGTGATGATCCAGATGAAGCTCAAATGAATACGCATTTCCACCAAATCCAATCCATTTTCCTTCTTCAATTTTTTCAATTGATCATAGGTATCTTTCACAAATTGAAAAGCTTCGTCGTCATGATCGTACTGCTGTTCGACAAAATACAAAAACATATCCCAGACCGTATCGACATCCGAATATCTCAAACCTTTCGGTATATCATGGACTTCAACTTCCTTCTCCCCTATTTCCCGGAAACCATGATTCTGGTGGCGTTATTTCTCTTAACCTTGATTCGAAAAGCTTCCCTGCCGGAAAAGGCCAACCTTCACCGTATTGAAGCGATCAGACGATCCCATATGTCCTTACATGAAAAAACGAACCCGATCTCAGTTAACAAGATCGGGTTGGCATGGGATCATCAGTAGAATCCTTATTTCGTTTGCAGTTTTTTGCCGTTTTGATCGACCACAATAAATTTTTTGCCATCGAGCGCTCCTCGCTTGACGGTCATGTACACCCGAGCCGGTTCTTTCTCATCGGTCTGGAACTCGTCTTTTTCCAGCTTCACCACTACCCGTACCACGTCGGGCTGAATGACTTGAAGATTGGTCGGGGTCATTTCGTACCCTTCATACTCCGGGTTGCCGATTTGTACCAACAACACATCCTCTTCGTCCCAGGTGAAGGAATCCTCGAGATTGCCGGGATGTTTCTCTTTGGTATACACCCAAACCCCCGGCGTGGGCTGCGGGTCCGGTGCACCGTTAATCCAGTTGATCGGCTGGAACTCGATCTCCTGATACGTTTCCTGCGGAGCCGTGGCACCCTCCACATCTTCCTGATTTTGTCCGTCTTTCCCCTGGGCATCACCGGTATTCTCCGTTGCCTTGCCGTCTTTGGGCGGATTGCTGACAGCGGAAAGAAGTTGACCGCATCCGGATAAAAGACTGCTCATGAGGGCGAAAGATATAAGGATGATGAGTTTTTTTAACATATGTACCCGATTGCCTCCCATCTATGGACTCCCATACAAATTAAAATAAACCCAAAATTTGCACGCGTCAAGCAGATAACGTTAAAAAATCATCAATATCGTCAATAAGTATTATCTATTAAACTGATTTTTAATAAATATCCATATATATGAAAAAAGCCTCCCCGAAAATCGGAGAGGTCAGGTTGTTGCAATCGTTCACGGGTTCCGATCCCCCGTCTTCATCTCCCAGCCCTGCAGGAAATGCCAAGCCCCCTCCCGCACCCGGAATCGTGAGTGGTCAAACCGCTGTGTCAACAACTTCACCCGAAGAGGTTCCCTTTTGGTCCATCCGGTTGTGTCAGGCTTCCATGGAAACTTGGTCTTTCCCGTTTGAACGTTTTCGCCACAACACTACGGCCAACCATAAAGCGGCGATCAACAGAAAGAACAGCGACATCGGTTTGGCGACGAATACCGTCCAGTCGCCATTGGAAGCGGTGAGCGCCCGCCGCATGTTGTTCTCGATCATGGGTCCCAACACCAATCCCAGTACGAGCGGTGCCAACGGATAGTCGTTTCGGGAGAGCACGTATCCGATCACGCCGAAACCGATCAACAAAAACACGTCAAAGAGGTTGACCTGGACGGCATATACCCCGAAAACGGAAATGGCGATGATCAGAGGAAGCAGATATTTTGGCGGCGTTTCGATGATCTTGGCAAACAGCTTGACCAGCGGCATGTTGAGAATCAACAACATCACATTGCCGATGAACATGCTGGCGATCAATCCCCACGCCACCTGAGGATGTTCCGAAAACAGCAGCGGGCCGGGCTGGATGTTGTACATGATCAGCGCTCCCATGAGAATGGCCGTCGTGCCGGAACCGGGAATCCCCAGCGTCAGCAGCGGGATCATGGCTCCACCGGATGCCCCGTTGTTGGCCGATTCCGGCGCGGCCACTCCCTCAATCGCTCCGCGTCCGAACTTCTCGGGGTGTTTGCTCCACTTTTTCTCCAACACATAGGCGAAAAAGGAAGCCAACGTCGCCCCTGCCCCCGGCAATACGCCGATCAGGAATCCCAACAGAGAACCCCGCATGATGGGCATGGCACTTTGCCTCAAATCCTGACGCGTCGGCAACACATTTCCAATCCTGCTCACCGGCGATTCGGCCCGCTCCCGCTCGAGGATCGCCCGGAAAACCTCCCCCATGGCAAACAGTCCAACGGCCACCGTGAGAAACTCCAATCCCTGGTACAACACCGGAATATCGTAGGTGAACCGGGCGACGCCCGACACATTATCCATTCCGATGGTCGAAAGCAACAACCCCGTCACCGTCATGATCAAGGCTTTGGTCATTGATTTTCCGGCTAATCCGCTGACGGCACACAAACCCAACACCATCAATGAAAAATATTCGGCAGGTCCGAACGACAACGCCAAATCGGACAACGGTCGTGCCAGAAACACCAGTCCCACCAACGCCACCACACCGGCAACGAATGAACCGATCGCAGCAATGGACAAAGCGGCGCCTGCACGCCCCTGCCGTGCCATCTGATAGCCGTCCAACGTCGTTACGACGGAGGAGGATTCACCCGGTGTATTCAACAGAATCGATGTGGTGGAACCTCCATACATTGCTCCATAGTACACACCCGCCAACAGAATGATGGCGCTGGCGGCCGCTTCTTCCGGCGGTGCCCCGGCCGTCATCGTGGCGGTAACCGGGATGAGAAGTGCCACACCGCTCATCGGCCCAATACCGGGCAACACCCCCACGGCCGTGCCAATCAATACGCCAACGAATGCAAATAACAGATTGTGCCATTCCAGTGCCGTCTGAAATCCCCTCAAAAGATACTCCAGTGTTTCGATGGCAGTTCCCCCCTTATCCGCCCAGCCAAACCGGCAAACCGGGCAAAGTTCCTTCCAGAACCATGACGAACAACGCGTACACTCCCACGGAAAAAGCACCCGAAATCAAAAGGGTTTTTCCCCAACTCCCCCGCTCCATCGTTTGAAAGGCGACGAGCAAAAAGAGAAATGTAGACAAAATGTATCCCAATGTCTCCAGCAATGCACCGTATAATATAGTCGCCCCCAGAATCACGGCGAATCGTTTCACATCCGGGCTTTCCTTCTTCTCTGATTGCTCCGGATAGCGGAATGTCTCCATCAACAGCCGGAGACCCAGCAACGCCAGCACGCCACCCAGGATCATGGGAAAGATATCGGGTCCCACCACACTGCCGTAGGCTGTGTCGGCAATCCTGCGGCTTTCGGCTGCAAACGCCACTCCGATCAAGACGAAGACAATCGCCGCCGCCCGATCAAACCTCTTGCTCAACCGCAATCCCTCCCATCAGGGTTTGGCCATGCCCAATGCTTTTAACAACGTGCGAATCTGCTGATCCTGTTCTTCCAAAAACGCTTGGAACGATTGGGCGTCCCGATATCGACCGATCCAGTGGTTGGCGGCCAACTCCCGCTTCCAAACCGGATGATCAGATAAGGCTTTCAACTGCTTCTGCCAATATTTCACCGATTGCGGAGGCATTTGCTTGGGTCCGAACACACCTCGCCATATGGTGAATTCGGTGTTGATACCCAACTCCTTTAATGTTGGTACCGCTTTCAATTCACCGCTCAGACGATGAGGTGCGGTGACGGCCAGTACCCGTACTTTGCCCGCTCTCAGGTATTCACCGACACTGGAAGCATCGGTGGCGATCAAGTCAGCATTTCCTCCCAACAACGCGGCCATCGCTTCTCCTCCCCCGTCATAGGAGACGTATTTCATCTTTTTCGGCGAAATGCCCGAATAATAAACGGGGAGAATCGCAATCAGGTGATCCATGGAACCAGGTGCCGAACCGCCCGCCACTGTCAAGCGTTCGGGATGGGTTTGAATCACTTGCAGGACCGAGCGCAAATCGCGGTAAGGTGAATCCGCTCGGACCACATATGCACCATAATCCTCGGTCAGCTGAGCCAGCGGCGTCGTATCCCGATATCCGAACGGACTGTTGCCCTCTTTTTTCAGGTGATTGATCAGGATCGGAGGGGAATTCACAAA
The Polycladomyces zharkentensis DNA segment above includes these coding regions:
- a CDS encoding cysteine desulfurase, with amino-acid sequence MNQYKKDFPILHQEVNGHPLVYLDSAATSQKPVQVIEAVEQYYRGYNSNVHRGVHTLGTRATDAYEGAREKVRGFINARSTKEVIFTRGTTTALNLVAHSYARTHLGEGDEIVISPAEHHSNLIPWQQAAKATGATLKYFELEPDGTIDLEKAKQTITERTKIVAIGHVSNVLGTVNPVKELAAMVHAVGGVIVVDGAQSVPHMKVDVQDLDCDFLAFSGHKMMAPTGIGVLYGKEALLERMEPVEFGGEMIDHVDLYESTWKELPWKFEGGTPIIAGAIGLGAAIDYLQEIGMDTVEAHDRKLAAYAIEQLEKIDGLTIYGPKKDRMAVITFNLGDIHPHDVATVLDAEGIAVRAGHHCAQPLMRWLNVTATARASFYLYNSEEDIDLLVKGLQKTKEYFGHVLG
- the sufD gene encoding Fe-S cluster assembly protein SufD, with protein sequence MSVDTGLLFEQNVVETLSQSQQEPEWMLQLRLNALKAAASLHLPKVEKTRIDRWNFTSFQPYTTAEPLSGLDQLPEEIRALLSSEAQNDNVIIQKNSSPVYRKLQGELAEKGVIFQDLASAVREHPELVKRYFMTDAVRVDEHRLTALHAALWSGGVFLYVPRNVEVELPFQSLFWAEGTEVGMLPHVLVVAEDNSRVDLVVNFVSDKNGTTGVNNSIIETFVGPGARVRVATVNNMGDQIVDTTYRRAIVSRDGRMEWIVGDLGTGRIISDNTTHLKGDGGFVDVKTIAVGTDETRANITSTVHHWGKATESDINARGVMKDQASSIINGITKIEKGAKQANGQQAEKVLMLNREARGDANPILLIDENDVKAGHAASVGRIDELQLFYLMARGIPRQEAEKLIIFGFLSPVLSAIPIEALRERLHGVIERKFGR
- the sufC gene encoding Fe-S cluster assembly ATPase SufC, producing the protein MSNAPKLKIENLRVNVEGKEILKGVNLEVNGGEVHAIMGPNGTGKSTLASALMGHPKYEVTGGSVTLDGEDVLEMEVDERARKGLFLAMQYPSEISGVTNSDFLRTAINAKRGEGNEISLMKFIRKMDEKMAMLNMDESFAHRYLNEGFSGGEKKRNEILQMMMLEPRIAILDEIDSGLDIDALKVVAKGVNSMLGPNLGVLIITHYQRLLNYIKPDFVHVFMQGRIVKSGGPELAERLEAEGYDWIKEELGIEDETVGQQS
- a CDS encoding type 1 glutamine amidotransferase domain-containing protein: MRLAGKKVIALVENEFEDLELWYPVLRAREEGAEVVLVGPRAKAEYKGKYGVPVQTDAAFDDIDPNDFDGILVPGGWAPDKLRRYEPVLNMVRAMDAAQKPIGHICHAGWVLISAGILRGKRVTSTPGIRDDMVNAGAAWVDEPVVVDGHIISSRRPPDLPLYAKAFCDALAGT
- a CDS encoding APC family permease — protein: MCTHHQWRGSGSVSEKNMRKDLGTFALMMTGLGSIIGSGWLFGAWKAASVAGPAAIFAWILGMIAIMFIGLTYAELGAMFPQSGGMVRYAQYSHGSFVGFISGWANWIAIVSVIPVEAEASVQYMSSWPWEWARSLYDGKELSSMGLFLAGILVIVYFLLNYWTVRLFAVANNAITVFKFIVPALTALGLIVAGFHSGNFTDHGGFAPYGWSGVLTAIATSGVVFAFNGFQSPVNLAGEAKNPNRSIPVAVVGSILIAGVIYVLLQVAFIGTVSPEQVAKGWANINLNSPFADLAIALNLNWLALILFADAFVSPSGTGITYTATTARMIYGMKENGYMPGIFGAIHPLYGVPRAAMWFNLAISFVFLLLFRGWGSLAEVISVATLISYVTGPISVMALRHTGPHLNRPLKVKGMVLIAPVAFIMASLILYWATWPLTGEVIFIMLLGLPIYFYYQAKLDWNGFGRQLKAGLWLIVYLAYMTLISYLGSEKFGGHNYIPYGADMVLIAVSSLVFYYWGIKSAWETEYIQASKKENVAEKSAASL
- a CDS encoding tripartite tricarboxylate transporter permease — encoded protein: METLEYLLRGFQTALEWHNLLFAFVGVLIGTAVGVLPGIGPMSGVALLIPVTATMTAGAPPEEAAASAIILLAGVYYGAMYGGSTTSILLNTPGESSSVVTTLDGYQMARQGRAGAALSIAAIGSFVAGVVALVGLVFLARPLSDLALSFGPAEYFSLMVLGLCAVSGLAGKSMTKALIMTVTGLLLSTIGMDNVSGVARFTYDIPVLYQGLEFLTVAVGLFAMGEVFRAILERERAESPVSRIGNVLPTRQDLRQSAMPIMRGSLLGFLIGVLPGAGATLASFFAYVLEKKWSKHPEKFGRGAIEGVAAPESANNGASGGAMIPLLTLGIPGSGTTAILMGALIMYNIQPGPLLFSEHPQVAWGLIASMFIGNVMLLILNMPLVKLFAKIIETPPKYLLPLIIAISVFGVYAVQVNLFDVFLLIGFGVIGYVLSRNDYPLAPLVLGLVLGPMIENNMRRALTASNGDWTVFVAKPMSLFFLLIAALWLAVVLWRKRSNGKDQVSMEA
- a CDS encoding tripartite tricarboxylate transporter TctB family protein — translated: MSKRFDRAAAIVFVLIGVAFAAESRRIADTAYGSVVGPDIFPMILGGVLALLGLRLLMETFRYPEQSEKKESPDVKRFAVILGATILYGALLETLGYILSTFLFLLVAFQTMERGSWGKTLLISGAFSVGVYALFVMVLEGTLPGLPVWLGG
- a CDS encoding Bug family tripartite tricarboxylate transporter substrate binding protein — protein: MVVTACSGKPWAAGSYPAKPITVVAPSGAGGGWDLTARALVKALRESKLVNQSMSVENRPGGGGTVFLAEYATQDRANPYKLFVNSPPILINHLKKEGNSPFGYRDTTPLAQLTEDYGAYVVRADSPYRDLRSVLQVIQTHPERLTVAGGSAPGSMDHLIAILPVYYSGISPKKMKYVSYDGGGEAMAALLGGNADLIATDASSVGEYLRAGKVRVLAVTAPHRLSGELKAVPTLKELGINTEFTIWRGVFGPKQMPPQSVKYWQKQLKALSDHPVWKRELAANHWIGRYRDAQSFQAFLEEQDQQIRTLLKALGMAKP